Below is a window of Poecilia reticulata strain Guanapo linkage group LG8, Guppy_female_1.0+MT, whole genome shotgun sequence DNA.
GTATTCATTCTGCACAGATAATTTACTACTTAAGTCTGCTTTAAAATAGTCAGTAAGTAATGAGAATATTTTGTGGTTTCAAATACCCGATGAGCTGATAGGTGTGTCTCTATCCCTGTAATGTAATTGGAAGGTAGGGATGTTAAGATTGGTCACTGCAGAAACCTTGCAAGTCCCAACCAGGCCCGGAAATATTCTTTTCAAGAGTTTTACTTAAAGGGATGGTGTATCCTTTTAAGTTCCTGTAACTCCCTTCTGTGAAGGCTTGAATTGTTTCCGCAGTTTCagttaaagttatttattaaccgTGTCCTTTGTGACATATACCTTGAAAGTATTCAGCTCCTGTCTGGACCAGTTTGGACAAATTCCTTACTGCCTCATGGGCCCACAGTCTTTAAGGTACCGCTACAGAACAAAAGATCCCAATTAACCACAGAAGAGTTGCAGGCAATGTTTGCTGCAGGTTGCTAACTATTTTCTGACATTCAATTGTCCCACCTGGTTACCAAGATGTACAATTATATAAAGCAACATTACAGTGCGAACCCCCTCAAATCTGAGTCATCTGAGTCGCTGTCAGGACTTGCTGCTGCATTGCAGCATGATCTTAATCATGTTGACAAGTGATTCAAGTAATACACATAATAGCATAGCAATGTGACAGTAACCTTCTATTTATcgaaaagttttaaagaaatttattgcattttgtcacCAAGGAAACATCAATTCTTGTAATTCTGACTAATAGTTTTCCAGGCTTTAGGACTTTGGACTAGGACtgcttttaatttgtgtttaataCAATCCATTTACCTAAGCCCAACAAGATTTTCTGCAGGAAAGCTGAGAAAAAAAGGAGTGTCAAATGTAAAAGTGCTACAGTGAATGAACAGAAGATGAATCACTTCTTAAACAAGTggaaaaatttaatgttttgacttaaaaatctattattttcagttttttaatagattaaacaaaaaaaaggaaacaaattgAGTTCTTGCCTGCTATTAACAAAGTGCAACATGGAAATATAGAAACATTCTCCAATAAATGTTCATGTACTGGAATAATAATCACTGAAAAAGCATTTAACTTTGAAAGATTTTCAGAAAGCCAGAAAAAAGATTTACAATGAGtgttttaaaagtattcaaGAAATCTATCTCTTTGTACTGTATGCGTTGCCTGAGTCATTCAAACTACTGGAGACATACGATTTGCACCTAGactaaatgtagcaaaataaCGTTAAGTGCACTGTAATTTACTTTTCTCCAACTGTTAGGCAATAGTATCATTACTCATGCTCAGATAACTGAGTCATGTTTCCTTTTGCCCTCCCTCCTTTTTTATTCCTCAGTTGTTAGCTCACAGGTTTGGTTATAACATTCATCTAGTCTGGTGTCATCTTGCGCCGAAGATTTAAACCTAATTAATAACATGagtcaacacatttttttttttacatcatcttAGCACTGTTAAAGTGATGCWAAGATGATGCAAACCCATCATAAAACATTGTCTACCTGAGCAAGACTGGTAGTAAACAGAGGTGAAAAAGGACTGAGAACCCTCCGTTTAGacaatttttgctgcacaaaacataaaaataccaGATTTGACGTTTCAGCCACTTTAGTCCAAATCTATTGTCCTTGAGGATAAAGTCAAAACTTCTAATTCTGCAAGTGCTGTTCTGGAATATCCAAAGTATCAATATTTATATGACCTTGACTGTTGCTATMCCCAGAAAAGATTTTTCTAAATGAGTGTCAAtctcaagtcaagtttatttttatagcacatttcagcaacaaggcagttcaaagtgctttacatggtAAAAACTTAAGACAGTAACCAAATATATTGAGAACAGCaatccattttaaatgttttcttaaatgtgTAATTATATTTAActaacaaagaaatgaagaaacttTCAAAGCAATAAGTACCTGTGGTTGACAGTTTGTACAATGTCTCcaatctgattggttgattagCATTTATGACGACTCCTCCCCAGAAACACACTCTGCAAAGAAGAAAGTTGAAACCAGGGAGACTCAGAGAAAACAGAACCTAAGTTTTCACCAATACTGAGCTTCTATAACATTTTTGAGATTTGAtccctttaaatgtttcacatttacaCGATGTACTGAGTTTAACttctcaaattaaatattaaaacaataaaagttcatttatacaaatatatttccatacccattttttccatttttagtcaAGCCTGGAAgatatttcaattaaattccATACTTTTCCACACAGTTAGCAATGACAGGTTTTAGCCTTATAGACAGTGCCACTAATCACACTTGTTACTGTTACATAATCTTTCTTACATCCTCTGTCCATGTTTGGTCACTGAGCGGGTAGGTCATCCCATGGCCTCATGGAAATTTGTTTCTATGTGGATGAAGTAGAGCATGACAGCTGGGTTTTCCAAGAGTCCAAACATAAAAAGCGCATAAGTTATCCAATTAGCAGAGCTGTAAACAAAGGGGGGATCAAATGGTTTGAGTGGGAGCAGAATCATGTGGTCAGTGAGCGGTAAACACTGAGGTAAACATTTGTTTGAGAGGAGCCATGAGTCAAGTCATTTTTTGGGGTCTGTTTCAGATAGAAAGTTCAGATTATTTGTGTAACTGGGCAGAGGAAATACTTGCAGCTTATAGAAAGTGTAACTAAGAAATGCTACTTTTTGCAGTTGTAAAATATCTACTTCACAGTTACCTAAATAGCATCTGGTTTTGTTATGAAATAATGTTCTAGAATATTCAGCAAAACAATACAATCTTGTTGTTTCAATAACTTGTAGTTGAATGAGTTTGCAGGATTTTTACCCTTCCATGTCATCACGTTCTGCATTGCCCAGATAATGagcaatttatttgatttaagtGAGTTATAGACCAGGGATGTGttcaaaagctgcagaaaagagGTTATCGAGGGAACATTTTCAGCTAAAGTTATTATGTACATTCTCTATTTTTAGGTTGCTAAAAGCTTAGACTTTTGTAGAAACAATTTTTCTCCAGTTGATCTCCTTTAAAGTGCtatttgtagaaattaatgCCAAAGTAAAATTTTCATGAATAATACAGCTGATCCAGTGATTATATGTTTAACTGTGTCtactttctcattttcttttagatgGAAGTGCTTTTGGCACAGTCTGTGCAGCAGTTATTTTATGGtaaatttgttgaaaaacaacaaatcatccaaatggaaattacttagcttgttttaatttattatgcgattaattgatttatttcttattccGACAGAGATTAAAcccaacagatttactttcacaagtggaaACTTTTGGCTTTTGCTGCAACACTCCACttaatatacatataaaaacctTTATTCAAAACTCCTTTGGGTTTACCTGCATTCAGTTGTCAAAAAATTGTTTCTTGCTTGTCTGCCCTCATGCAGAGAGTATATAGGTCTAGGTCAGCAGCAGCTAGTCTGACTGACATGTCTAGGCTTCTCAGgaaaacttctttaaaaagctCTTAGACGAGTTATCAAAATGGATTCAATGAGTCTTAGGCATGCAACTTTCTAAAAAGGAGGCCTTCCTGCTAGAGGCAATTCACTTAATAGCAGATGTGGTGTagtaaattcaaaaacacaTGTATATCCTCAGTCAAATATGTGTTTGCGTGTGACAGTCTAACAGCTTTTACTtgataagtaattaaaaatccAGTGCTTCCAAAGATTATTGGAAGTTGCCGAGCTTGCATGAAGACGCACTGGAGGGTGTTGTTTTCTGCTAAAAGGTTCAAGACAAACGTGATGAACTGTGCATGCAATCCAATCATTCTAACTTTGAAAGATGTAAAGAGCATACACAAGAATGAATGAGAAGACAATATTAATACTGCAGGAGAATTCAACTAGCAtgtaaaatacagtaaaataaaggtcaagtTTAgccttacaaaaaataaaacaaatcaaaatgcataaaaagaggtgatgtttttattttacctatTGACCCTAATAGATGAATCCATAATCAGTTCACTGAGAGGTTTTCACCTCAAATCTAGAACATCAACAAACTGGGTGGTCTGGCTTTTGAGCTCTGTTGGCCAGCATCTATGCAGAGATAAAAGTTAATGATGTACTTTAAAAGCCTGTGGTTTTCGTTTTAATAGACATATTTAGAAGGTTTGGCCATTTCTGCAGATATCAAACTACTTAATTATATTCTCTTCAGATTAATCAGCGGGTTAGCATCGAAGGTCTTCATCTAAAAAGCCTGATCAGGTTTTATATTCTGGTTTTGACATGCCTTAGCAGGGGTCATGGGCATGTCAGAACCTATGTTGTTTCATGACAAATAAGGTTGTTTAACATGAAACATCCTCCTTCCGGAGTTTCGCTCTGATATCCTTAACATCTCTGCACATGGGTGACTTTATACCTCTGGCCCACTGGTGCTTTTATTTAAGGTAAAACAATGCAAACTCTTAGCTAGAGAAGAAACAAACCTTTCTcctgtaaattttaaaaagaggaaatgaagtattttttaacTTCAAGTcataaggttttgttttgtttgaagattttttacagatatttttgaAGAATCATGCACATGACATTTGATTTTTTCATATGTTCTTTacaaaaatctgagttttattttaaatcatcaacAGTTTTCAGAGTGCATCTGACACACACAAACGTACCAGACTGAAATTCACCGTAAATTcctttacatttctattttgatTCTCAGTTTGAACTTTACCAAGTCATTTCCACCATTTCTAGAAGTCTAAATGCAATGAGTTACTGGCAAGCAATTGAcgaggtgtacctaataaagtagCCACGCATTGCAtgtaatgtatttaaagaaTCTGACAAAACATTGCAACAGATGTTATcgtttttttatgtagttttaaaGCACACATACCAGGCCAACATAAGCAAAAATTAAGtaacttaagtaaaagtacattAGCAAGGTTGCTAGCTGCTATTAGCTAGCAACAGCAGTTGCTAGCTAATAGCTAGCAACAGCAGTTAGCTAGCTAACAGCAGCCATGTCTGATTTCTAAGCAATACTCTTGGGAGCCAGTATTGTGAGATAGTGGTGCTGTTTTAGTTTCCTTCTTCAAGGCACAGTATTTTGCATCATTCCAAAAAATTCTCTGAAAATTGACTTTCCTCCAATTTTGAATACCAGAAAAAGTTTGGCGGGTCCCATCTCCCTTGACTGTTGTGTACCACTGCCAAGGCTGCACAATTATGGAgattttccagtcatttttgtcaaaatactAAAGCCTACATGTAGGTAATCTAATTAAATAAGactattttaatattattctaTGCTTCAAAAAGTGTTGAAAGCAtcatattaattaattaattaattaggtGTTTTGGAAGATAAAATTAGTCCTCTGTCCTTTTTACTGGAAAAGTTGGTTGAGTGGAGCTTCAagctgtcatttatttattctttatcagaacaacacaaacataataaatataCAGTACATGTGcacattattttacattcaaaaaTGTATAGCTCATGGatgcaaattttttgacttaaatacattcaaatgctaaaaaaaacactataaatGAATCTGGTCATGCACATGTATATATACAGGAAGATATTTCCTAATACAACAATGTATTTATCATTACAGTTATCTTGTTTTGGCTTTTCAGGTGGTGATGAGGAATGGAGGGTTTTCTCATTCAGCAACTCCTTTTTCCAAGCTATTACAGTTTCCCCACCActtatatataaatacattccCAAGAAACAGTTCATAGCTAGTGTTATAGAGGAAAAGTTAGGATTTTTCTACTtgccaaagcaaaaaaaaaaaaaaagaacaaataaacaagaatattttatatataaactgCTTCACTTATATCTTTACCCAACCTCTTTCTCCTGCAGCAGCCAAACTCCTGTCTCATTCTATGTCATGTTCTTCCTCCTCGTCGTCTCCAGGCAGCTCTTTCTCTGGGAGCAGGCCGTAACTGTTGAGGAAAGCTTCAACGTCGGTTGCAAAGAACTCCTCGTTCATGTGCTGCGTGCAGGACAAGAAGTTCCCTATGAGCTCCCCAGCCTTGTACACCAGCAGCGTCGGTAAATACTCATCCGAAAAACGCTCGGCGGCACCGGATGAGACGGCATCAATCCTGCAGAACTTTACAGTGGGGTACTCTGTGGCCAAGCAGTCCAGGCAGCTGTTGAGCTGCTCGCATCCTTTCACCCCAACCTTGTAAATGTGTACAACCACCACTGTGCTGTGGTGCTCCTTCTCGATGACTTCGAGGAAGGCCTCGCCACTGTCCAGGTCATGAACACCTTCAAACTTGGGGCCAAAGCTGAGCTTGCTGTGCATCTCTTCCATGCATCGTCTCCTGTATTGTTTCAGACatccttcatcctcctccttgAGCAGTTCATACTCTTGGACACtcatctagaaaaaaaaggagaaattacgTAAGTTGATGGCGTTGGTTAAGAAAtaagctttatttcattttctctgcttctctgtTCTCATCACCCTCYGYAATCTCAGTCACTGAGATCTACATCATGTTGGAACATGAAGGGCAGAAAAAATTCATCCAACTGCTGAACATATATTACTGACATACATCCTTCTTAAAATAACACAGTATACCAAATATTGATTCCAAGCAGTCTTTTGGGATTGTGATTTTGCACACAATGATATTGCATTCATGGTTAGTATTTTCTATGAAATGCCTGCGAAAAAGTCACACACAGAATGAAATATCTGTGTGTTTAATGGGGCgtatttcttaaataaaaaacttcctGTGCTCTCTCGTCTGGTTAAACGATTTGGGTTGTACCTTGCGGTTCAGGTTAGCTCTGGAATCATCTTTTGATTTATTGGGGGACGACATTTGCCTCAGAAGTTCCCTTTTTGCAGGAGGCAAATTCTCCCGGTCCATACTTTCCAACTTGAACCTCCTCCAGTCATTAATGACCCCCTTTGGACCTacggagaaaacaaaaagttcagCTCAGTGCACTGACCAGCGTCTACTTGCTTATCTCAGCTATTTACTCGCTCTACTTATTAACAGACAAAAGGGAAATGCAGGAACCAAGCAAATACAGAAAGCAGTTTTTGTCTAATTAAAGCTTCTAGTAGCAGGAGCATTTTTATggttgaaatatttctaaataaggTCAAAGTTGTCAAGAGACATTAAGGCCAAAATCTGGATACATTTGATCTAATGTTTGATGGTTATTTTTGGATGCCCACATTTAATTCTGAGAATTTAGATGAGATCTTAAYRTWAACTTTTGTTAGAAAAGaccaaaaagcataaaaaagcagTGATCCTCTCTAGGATGAAGGTTACAAACCCAGTTAACCTTTGCAACTACACACCTGTGAATGcttggaaaatgtaaaagtccagcatttttgtgcttttgttgtcACTCCATTACAGTTGACTGACTGTTTTTAACAGACTTTAAGTCAGCAGTTTTCCATCTGAGTGTTATACGGGCACATTAGCAGCTCAATGTAAAGGTGTATATAAGTGACTCTGATGTATGAGTGGGTCTCTTattaaaaacttcaaataatgGAGAACAACTCAtacttttcttttgtaatgAACTGAGTTTTAATCTGAAGTAATTTATAGAGGATCCTGTCAGTtcagcaacatttcatttccatctgcAAGTACACTGCAAACGTGTGCCTATGTCTCTGTATTTACCAATATTCtctcaaagaaaaatatgaagacTTTTCACACATTGATGAGATTATCCCAGTATCACAACACAATGTgctctttaaaattaaaacctcAGTCGCCTAAATGTCACATTATCAAGGAATCAACACCTAGATTTAAGATTATTTAACTCTGGCAGATTTAggttaaaagtaacattttaatttgactgcCATGTTTcctttgacttgaaaaaataataatgttggATAGAGAACCAGTACGAATCCTAACCTAAATCTggtagagcagtggtccccaaacccCGGTCCGTGGAGCGGTATCGGTccatggaccaattggtaccgggtcgcgcaagaaatagtgaaatatttccgttttatgtattatttgagtctggaggatcttttattttgaaaatcctttaaccggattctctctgttacttgcgcgccaacactgtggccacaagcagcaaaatgaataagaaacagatcagatgtctttggaaagtttctttgcgaaggggaaaaggcccagagaagagacaggagaatggatttatcccggaccggcaggtgagtcccacattacaagccgctctgcRTAACRtgcggcgaccggctgctaatgaggcaatgaagcttcaagctgcttcaccagtagagaccaagcaggctgtggatataagcaacacttatGTTTGGTTATTctggaatttagaataaccaaacacggatgactatgtagaagcaatagtgatagtttgtggagtcattttaagagataaaagatgtaacaaaaagaaaaggYGGTGGGTAAAAGAcaacgggagcagccgctctatttgctgcactatgatttggaggtgaatatgttttttcatagttaacatttttaactgaataaacataataatgacctttagatttaataataaacatttccaaatatcatctccgatatccagcggactcagttgcgcgatatgtcagttgtttgggattcccctctgttcttacgtcaccgcgctttttgattggctacctgtcacattcagcgggtcgtattctcgttcacAGACGGAAAAMCCCCACAGGTTGCGAKaaaaactccaagacaacccaaattgggtatattcaggatttagtgggaacaccaacaccgcctcgccccctccacccccccagggcgcagcaaaattttccaagtcttgaccggtccgtggtaataaaaaggttggggaccactgtggTAGAGAATTTGGGCCAAAGGCCAATGGCAAGTCGACCTTTCGTTCACATTGAGCTCATGGAcaaaaaatatgtcagaaataccagtgaaaacatctaaaaagacCTGTTATTATATATGAGTCGAGATTTATTGCTTCAATGCCATTGAAGGCATTTCTAGTGACAGGAGTATAAGTAATTTTTGACATATATAAAATAAGTGAAGACRGTGACATAACTTYATATCTGAAGCTGTTAGGGTGTGAATCATTTTGAGCCCGactgttcatttaaatttagGTTTTACATAGGTTTCCAATTGACTCGTGTCTGAATGAGTCTTTTGTGTGGCCTCAGTGTCGAACCAGCTCTCTAGCTTGTGTTGTTGCAATGTAGAGATAATCTTGTCTTTCCAGGAAGTGGACTAATTAACCCAGTTACACAAGAAAAAGATTAGACCATCTGTTAAACGGTTCTCTCCTCTCCATTGGGTTTCCTTTCACCTGTCTTAATCCTGTGCCATTGTTAGCCAATTTTCTCTGTAGGAACACAATGTTTCAACTGCTTTCCATTAAGTTTTTAGTTGAATCAAAGATCTTTTTCACTTGACCTAACCACAGAAAGTCCAaagtagtgttttttttgttattttctttttataaatggCTCATCTGCTCACCTGTATGGGTCGCGGTCTCTTCCAAATCAATTACTCGGCCAGACATTGTTGTGATCAGCTACCTGTACAAAAGAAATGTGATGTTACTTTAATACTTCATTTTCATTCACCAGAGTTGAAACTGTGCAGCTAGAGATCTAGAGTCATTggacaaagcaaacaaaaaaaaacMCCACAactctttaattttaattaaattaatgcaGTTTAAGAGGATTACAGGACTGCAATCAGATCAGTGTTTTGCTTGCCGTTGACTCTCAAAGCCACTGTTTGTGCAGGTATGCATCCAAATCATAtgcaaatttgtgttttatttgccaTGCAATGCTGTGTCATTTCTGTGGCGTCACTTTTTAAGCCAGTTGATGGTGTGACTCATTTTAAGCCAATATCTGATTGGATTAGCTGGCCTTTTGTGATGAGTCCTCCCTCCATGCTTGCAGTCACAATGCTGATCTGGTTTAATGATCTTTATGACCATCMTCTTGCTCCCAGTTGACTAATGGGGAGCTTTTTCCCACgagcagctgcagcattttcaaatgaaatcacGTTTAATTGTTTCAGTACAGAGATAAAGGTCGACAACTAAATTTAGTAAGCATCTGTGCTCTAATAAAGCACAGAGGGATGAGGAAACGACAGCTCCAAAGAAGGAATTGTTTGTTCtgtgactgaaaaaaatgcatctaatTTTGCAGCTTTCTGTTTGATGCCTTGTGTGgtaacagcaaaaacacaaaaccgtCCAAACAAATATCCACAAACTTAAACTGYATggggaataaaaaatataattaaagcaCACTGAGGTGTTATAAATCAACAACAATCTTCACGTAACCACATTCTGTTGATTCCACTGTATCAGTAAAAGCTGTTTATCTTACCTTTCACTGCCAGATAAAGTCCTCCCTTTGTGTCAGCAGTTAACCATGCACTGCTGTTCTCTCGATCACTTGTTGGAGCTATCTGTTGCTGGaccgtgtgtgttttttttgtgtgcctgCGTGTGTCATTTCCAACCAATGAGATAGGTCTattggagatttaaaaaaaagacccaaTAGACCAAACAGAAATAGAGCATAGATCCTAAGAGGATTTCACTTCAGGAATTAGAAGCCTCTGCTAGATAAAGACCCTCACTGTGCACAATGAAGAGAAAGAATGACAAGGTTACACTTTGTAGACCAAAGCAAAACTTCATAACWTTTTCCTTTTTAATCAGAGATGTAATAAAAATTCCCCTTACTGGGCATTGGTGAAAGCaatttatattcaaatataaaGAGGAGAAGCTGCTGTGTTGCAGCTCTCTGGTATAAACTGCATGGATGGAGTTAACTCAAGCAACAGAACCAAAAATCCCAGARATGAACTTTCAAATAAAAGGGATTTTGTCGGAAATTGAAACTTCTTCCAGGCACGAAGCTTCATGCAACACGACCACATGATGCAAGTCTTTCAAAACAACGTTGGCTAGGGGCTAAGGAAGAACCAATGACGCAGAATCATGTGTCTCACaactattttcaaaacaaatattccCATTGTTCACCTATCAAACTCATTCAGACTTTATTTTCRGTCACAGGAGCTTAAAATAAAAGGTCTAGGTTTAAAGTGTTCTCAAGacaatttttaaatacttttttcagatttctgacaaacattgactttgtttaTCCTAAAGGCTTGAGCCATGGTCCAACTTTTTACTATTTAATTCCttaaaataactataaaaagaaaaatcaagaagaagaagaagaagaatcaaGGACATATGAGCTCCAGTCAAGGGTGAATGAAGGGCAATGGTCtacaagttaaaacaaaacaggacatatatttaataaattaggaTATCAGTCCTTATGAGTTGTTTGTTAGATAAAAGTAACTtgaaaaataacctttaaataGGTATTAAACTAGTTTTCATTAATTAcacatttctacatttaaaaatagtttttcttacTGATcagatgtaatatttaaatttaaataatattttccttaactgtaatcataattaacataaataaaagcattcaaACATTCATctgtgtgaaattaatttatWTAACATGTTCGAATTAATtataaagttcctgaaataattGGAGTTTCTTCCRTATTCCTATTTTTGACTGGGTCTGTACATGCATATTTACATACATACTGTAAATTTACATACAAAATGCcaagttataattttatttataatgggaaataaaaccagaatacAGACAGACctgtagaatcaagaaatcaccCACTGAACCTCTCTGACCACAAA
It encodes the following:
- the pdcb gene encoding phosducin b, coding for MSGRVIDLEETATHTGPKGVINDWRRFKLESMDRENLPPAKRELLRQMSSPNKSKDDSRANLNRKMSVQEYELLKEEDEGCLKQYRRRCMEEMHSKLSFGPKFEGVHDLDSGEAFLEVIEKEHHSTVVVVHIYKVGVKGCEQLNSCLDCLATEYPTVKFCRIDAVSSGAAERFSDEYLPTLLVYKAGELIGNFLSCTQHMNEEFFATDVEAFLNSYGLLPEKELPGDDEEEEHDIE